The Candidatus Manganitrophus noduliformans genome window below encodes:
- a CDS encoding formate/nitrite transporter family protein, producing MPSIPEKKKEESRRRKDPLQLTRSEARETERRMALRAAVVHKAIQAEGEEELQRSSPALAWSGLAAGLSMGFSLVMEGLLRAHLPDAEWRPLLAKLGYPVGFLIVVLGRQQLFTENTLTVVLPLLQRRDAATFKNVMRLWGIVLLTNLTGALLIAWAAGETRAFQPEVRTAFSEIGREAIAPGFRSVLVRGIFGGWLIALMVWLLPFAEAARFHVIFLITYLVGLGGFSHIIAGSIEMFHLAITGLASWGEVLGGYILPALLGNTIGGVALVAAINHAQVAADKSG from the coding sequence ATGCCTTCCATTCCTGAGAAGAAAAAAGAGGAGAGTCGCCGACGAAAAGATCCCCTCCAGCTGACACGGTCGGAAGCGAGGGAAACGGAACGACGGATGGCCCTCCGCGCCGCCGTCGTCCACAAAGCGATCCAGGCGGAAGGAGAGGAGGAACTGCAGCGCTCCTCTCCTGCGCTTGCCTGGTCGGGTCTCGCGGCGGGGCTCTCGATGGGCTTCTCACTGGTGATGGAGGGTCTGCTTCGCGCCCACCTCCCCGACGCGGAGTGGCGGCCGCTGTTGGCCAAGCTCGGTTATCCGGTCGGGTTTCTGATTGTCGTCTTAGGACGCCAGCAGCTTTTTACCGAGAACACGCTCACCGTCGTCCTCCCCCTCCTTCAACGGCGCGACGCCGCCACCTTCAAAAACGTTATGCGGCTTTGGGGAATTGTTCTTTTGACGAACTTGACCGGAGCCCTCCTGATCGCCTGGGCAGCCGGAGAGACCAGGGCCTTTCAACCGGAAGTCCGAACCGCCTTCTCGGAGATCGGCCGGGAGGCGATCGCCCCCGGTTTCCGGAGCGTGCTGGTGCGCGGAATCTTCGGCGGATGGTTGATCGCCCTGATGGTCTGGCTTCTCCCTTTCGCCGAGGCGGCCCGATTTCATGTTATTTTTCTGATCACCTATCTGGTCGGACTGGGCGGATTCAGCCATATCATCGCCGGTTCGATCGAAATGTTCCACCTGGCGATCACCGGCCTCGCCTCTTGGGGAGAGGTGCTCGGCGGGTATATTCTCCCCGCCCTTCTCGGGAACACCATCGGCGGGGTGGCGCTGGTCGCCGCGATCAACCATGCCCAAGTGGCGGCGGATAAGTCCGGTTGA